The genomic interval AACGACTCTTTTAAAGACAACACCGAACTAGATTTTACAAGTACTTTTTACCAAGACAACATAATAAATGGAAATGCTCATTTTAGAAATACTCAAAACAGTGATTTTATAATTGGAGAGGATTCTGATGCCATAAATAAAGCAAAAACAACTGCTTTTTCTACGGATATTTTAGGCGTTGATAGAACTACAAATCCGGATATTGGTGCTTACCAACATATCACTTTTGAAACGGAAGAGTAGTTTTTCTATCAAATGAAATCAACCTTAATTGAAGTATAGTATCCTCTATAAGATATTGAATTGTAAGGCTCCGCCTTTTCAAGAGTCACTCAAATCTTATATTCTAAGCGTTACTAACCCTTCTAATTTTTAAAAACACAGATAAACCTCAAAGGTTTTAAAACCTTTGAGGTTTAAATTTATGAAAAATTGAGTAAATTGCTCGTTCAAATTTTTTATTGAAATGAAAAACATTGTAATTACAGGTACTAGTAGAGGAATTGGTTTTGAACTCGCTAAACAGTTTGCAGAAAGCGGACATCAAGTATTAGCCTTATCTAGAAACACAAAACCACTATCTGAGTTTAATCATAAAAACATTACTTTAATTTCTGTTGATTTATCTGTAAATTCAGATTTAGAAAAAGTAACCGATTATGTTAAAAATAATTGGCAACAAGTTGATATTTTAATCAATAATGCTGGTAAATTAATAAACAAACCATTCACCGATTTATCTTCGGATGATTTTTTAGAAGTCTACAAAGTAAATGTTTTTGCCGTTGCCGAAATTACAAAATTAATGATTCCGTTTATGCAAAAAGGAAGTCATGTAGTTACAATTAGTTCTATGGGCGGAATTCAAGGAAGCATGAAATTCCCTGGATTAGCAGCATATTCATCCGCCAAAGGCGCCGTAATTACCTTGTCAGAATTATTAGCAGAAGAATATAAAGAACAACAAATTGCTTTTAATGTTTTGGCTTTAGGAGCTGTGCAAACAGAAATGTTAGAAGAAGCTTTCCCAGGATACGAAGCACCTACCTCTGCCACAGAAATGGCGAATTATATTTTTGATTTCTCTTTAACAGGAAATAAATTTTATAACGGAAAAGTATTACAAGTATCCTCTTCAACTCCGTAAGCAATAAGCATTCAAAAAAATTAAAAATTGAATTCAAGTTACAAAGATTTCGTTCCTTCAAAAGCAATTCCGTTTATAGAGTTTCTTATAAACGAGCATTCTTTTACGCTAAAAATTGTTAACCAGAGAGAAACAAAACATGGTGATTTTAGACAATTACCCGACGGAAGATTTCAAATTACCGTAAATAATAACCTTAATAAATATCAGTTTTTACTTACGCTAGTTCATGAAATTGCACATCATGTTACGCATCAAAAATTTGGACGCGTGCAGCCTCATGGCAAAGAGTGGAAAATGGTTTTTCAGCATTTAATGTTGCCTTTTTTACGGCCAGAAATTTATCCCATGGAAATGTTGCCTTTTTTAGCAAGGTATTTTAAAAACCCTAAAGCAAGTACAGATACTGATGCAGATTTATCATTAGCTTTAAGAGGTAATGTAGCAGAAACGGGCAAACATTTTATTTTTGACATCCCTTTTGGCAGTTTATTTGTATTTAAAAACACCATCTACAAAAGAGGAAACAAACGTAGAACCCGATATGAATGCATGAATATGAGCAATAAAAAAGTATATCTATTCAACCAAAATGTAGAAATTGAATTCTACAAAAATGGTTAGAATTTATTTACCTTAATAACATCAATTATAGAGTAATTCGTTTAACAAATGAGATTATCTAACAAGTGATTTTTTTGTCAATCTGAATTTATTTCAGATTCTTATGAATATAGATACGTTAAGATACTGAAACAAGTTCAGTATGACAATATTCAAAACTTTTAGAAAACTCCTTAAAACTTACTTATCTCTTTTAATAAACAATGTATCTAAGTTCATTTCTTTTTGCAACCAAGTACGTAATTTCTTTTCTTTTACACGAATAATAGTATCAGACACTTTTAAATTCCATTTAACCGTTGCTGTAGGAATGGTATCTATATTTATAAAATCTTTAGAAAATAAAACTTTTGAAAACCCTATTTCTTCTATTTCACTATATAGAATTTTTGCCTCTTTAGAAATTCTACTAAAAGCAATTGCTTTTTTATCATTTTGAAGAGCATCATCTTCAATTCTTATATTTAAACCAGAAATAATACCTTCTAACTCAGTAATCTTATCTTCAAGTTCTTGTATTCGCTTTTTACTTTCATTCAACTCTTCTCTTTTCTCGGTATACGCTGTAGTAATTAATTCGAAACTCTTAGTATCACTTCCTTTAATATTAATTTTCACTTCTTTTAAGCGATCATATCTAGGGTCATTAATCAAACTGCTTTCTAACATGTTTTTCTCTACAGCAGTTACTTCGTTAAAGAAATTCAGCTTTAAAACCTTAGTATCAAAATCGTAATCTTCATCAATTAATTGATAGTTATCAATAGTCATAACCTCATTTTTAACAAACGTTTTTAACTGTGCATTTACCCTACTCTCTTCTAAAGCATGTAAAAAAGTATAAACAGCAGGAATCATAACAGCAATACCTACTACCGTTGCAATAGTAGCATATCGTTTTCTTCGTGCAGCATTCGCATATTTATGCATTGGAAAACTTAACAGTTTTAATACAATAAATGTTGCCAAAGCAATAAAAATAGTATTAATTGTAAACAAATACATGGCTCCTAAAGCATAGGTAAAACCAACAGTATCCCCAGAAAAACCTTTTGCTAAACCAAACCCTGCAGTACACAAGGGCGGCATTAATGCAGTAGCAATAGCAACTCCAAAAATAACAGAAGCTACCGTTCCCT from Polaribacter sejongensis carries:
- a CDS encoding SprT-like domain-containing protein yields the protein MNSSYKDFVPSKAIPFIEFLINEHSFTLKIVNQRETKHGDFRQLPDGRFQITVNNNLNKYQFLLTLVHEIAHHVTHQKFGRVQPHGKEWKMVFQHLMLPFLRPEIYPMEMLPFLARYFKNPKASTDTDADLSLALRGNVAETGKHFIFDIPFGSLFVFKNTIYKRGNKRRTRYECMNMSNKKVYLFNQNVEIEFYKNG
- a CDS encoding SDR family NAD(P)-dependent oxidoreductase, which encodes MKNIVITGTSRGIGFELAKQFAESGHQVLALSRNTKPLSEFNHKNITLISVDLSVNSDLEKVTDYVKNNWQQVDILINNAGKLINKPFTDLSSDDFLEVYKVNVFAVAEITKLMIPFMQKGSHVVTISSMGGIQGSMKFPGLAAYSSAKGAVITLSELLAEEYKEQQIAFNVLALGAVQTEMLEEAFPGYEAPTSATEMANYIFDFSLTGNKFYNGKVLQVSSSTP
- a CDS encoding DUF389 domain-containing protein gives rise to the protein MEENKGAEEKVDQSKQGMKDEARGLLFSIRKYLTELLDFRHDTDHEATMEAIKADIPFKGATAWILIFAVFVASIGLNANSTAVVIGAMLISPLMGPILGIGSAFAINDIEVFKKSLVSLATMITLSLLASFVFFYFFPLSEDTSELLGRTRPDIRDVLIAFFGGLALMVARTKKGTVASVIFGVAIATALMPPLCTAGFGLAKGFSGDTVGFTYALGAMYLFTINTIFIALATFIVLKLLSFPMHKYANAARRKRYATIATVVGIAVMIPAVYTFLHALEESRVNAQLKTFVKNEVMTIDNYQLIDEDYDFDTKVLKLNFFNEVTAVEKNMLESSLINDPRYDRLKEVKINIKGSDTKSFELITTAYTEKREELNESKKRIQELEDKITELEGIISGLNIRIEDDALQNDKKAIAFSRISKEAKILYSEIEEIGFSKVLFSKDFINIDTIPTATVKWNLKVSDTIIRVKEKKLRTWLQKEMNLDTLFIKRDK